A genomic window from [Limnothrix rosea] IAM M-220 includes:
- a CDS encoding DUF6439 family protein produces MSLLKSELTTHDALELAQALAAKLAIAPNDWHKMKGNRKAQASQQLSAALVFLLNDNPEAALTHLQQATGWLDKTLSAPRCPDHASR; encoded by the coding sequence ATGAGCCTTTTAAAGTCAGAGCTAACAACCCATGATGCTTTAGAGCTTGCCCAAGCCCTTGCCGCCAAACTGGCGATCGCCCCCAACGATTGGCACAAAATGAAGGGAAATCGAAAAGCCCAAGCAAGTCAACAGCTATCCGCAGCCCTCGTTTTCCTCTTGAACGATAATCCGGAAGCCGCCCTAACTCACCTACAACAGGCAACAGGCTGGCTCGATAAAACCTTGTCAGCACCCCGTTGTCCTGACCATGCTTCGAGATAG
- a CDS encoding thioredoxin family protein produces MVKTASTMLPLGSDAPAFALPDVTTGQTTTLDTFAGEAGLLVIFMCRHCPFVIHVQDELAKIGMDFVPKNLGMVGISANNVETHPADAPDKLKEMVAELNFNFPILYDETQETAKIYQAACTPDFFLFDRHFKLVYRGQLDDSRPGNDEPVTGKDLREAIAKVLAGEPVSPDQKPSIGCNIKWKPGNEPDYFG; encoded by the coding sequence ATGGTTAAAACAGCTTCTACAATGTTGCCCCTCGGTTCCGACGCACCAGCCTTTGCCCTGCCTGATGTTACAACAGGTCAAACCACTACCCTAGACACCTTTGCCGGGGAAGCAGGCCTACTGGTTATTTTCATGTGTCGCCATTGTCCTTTTGTGATCCATGTGCAGGACGAACTCGCCAAGATCGGCATGGACTTTGTGCCTAAAAATCTGGGTATGGTGGGCATTAGCGCGAATAATGTTGAAACCCACCCCGCCGATGCCCCCGATAAACTCAAGGAAATGGTGGCAGAACTAAATTTCAATTTTCCGATTCTCTACGACGAAACCCAAGAAACGGCCAAGATCTATCAGGCGGCTTGTACCCCTGACTTTTTCTTGTTTGATCGGCATTTTAAGCTTGTTTATCGCGGACAGCTGGATGATTCTCGCCCTGGTAATGATGAACCGGTTACGGGTAAGGATTTGCGGGAGGCGATCGCCAAGGTGTTAGCAGGTGAGCCTGTCAGTCCCGATCAGAAACCAAGTATTGGCTGCAACATCAAGTGGAAACCGGGCAATGAACCCGATTATTTCGGCTAG
- a CDS encoding mannose-1-phosphate guanyltransferase, which yields MRAILMAGGAGTRLRPLTCNLPKPMVPVLNRPIAEHIINLLKRHGITEVIATLHYEPDVMRDYFQDGENFGVKMHYAIEEEQPLGTAGCVKNVEELLTDTFLVISGDSITDFDLTAAIAFHHKKKSKATLILTRVPNPVEFGVVITDDDYRICRFLEKPSTSEIFSDTVNTGTYILEPEVLKYLPDQEECDFSKDLFPLLLENNEPMYGYIADGYWCDVGHLDAYRTAQYDALARKVHVEYPYEERSPGVWIGKNTFIDDSAQIQPPIMIGDNCRIGARVHLESGTVIGDNVTVGAHADLKRPILWNGVMLGEEVHLRACTIVRGSRVDRRAHILEGAVVGALSTVEEEAHIGTGVRVWPNKRIEAGAILNINLIWGNTAQRNLFGQRGVAGLANIDITPEFAVKLGAAYGSTLKVGSTVIVSRDQRSVSRMVSRSLIAGLMSAGINIQNLQATAIPIARTMATVLDVEGGIHVRLHPDRQDHILVEFIDAQGINISKDKEKKIEGTYFKEDLRRVSITEIGDMAMPAQVVEVYSQRFEQHLNVGALTHSGSKVVIDYAYAVANAVLPRLLSKFECDAIVLNASLKQTSLLGQEKELLLLQLGHVVEALRASMGVQVAANGEQLTLVDETGLAIIGESLTALMTSILLTANPRSTVVVPVYASSAVEQIARRHDARVVRTKANPTALMEACRNNPNVVMGGSGDMGFIFPELHPGFDAMFTIAKLIEMLTIQERSLGQIRVELPAVYHKSFTLRCPWRVKGSLMRHLVEIHEDGNLELIDGVKIIDPLSDNWSLILPDAGEPLVHIFVNSNSRDWAEKTIWNYRQQVQAFIGREQSGRRLSF from the coding sequence ATGCGGGCAATTTTAATGGCTGGGGGAGCGGGAACAAGACTACGTCCGCTGACCTGTAATCTACCAAAACCAATGGTTCCTGTGCTGAATCGCCCAATCGCTGAGCACATTATTAATCTATTAAAACGCCACGGCATTACAGAGGTGATTGCCACCCTCCATTACGAGCCAGATGTAATGCGAGACTACTTCCAAGATGGCGAAAATTTTGGCGTTAAGATGCACTATGCCATCGAAGAAGAACAACCCCTCGGTACTGCTGGCTGTGTCAAAAATGTCGAAGAGCTGCTCACAGATACATTTCTAGTCATTAGCGGCGATAGTATTACTGATTTTGACCTAACAGCGGCGATCGCCTTTCACCACAAAAAAAAATCAAAAGCCACCCTTATCCTTACCCGCGTCCCCAACCCCGTCGAATTTGGCGTGGTCATTACCGACGATGATTACCGCATTTGTCGCTTTCTCGAAAAACCATCCACCAGCGAAATTTTTTCCGATACCGTCAACACCGGTACTTACATCCTCGAACCAGAAGTACTCAAATATTTACCCGACCAAGAAGAATGCGACTTTTCCAAAGATCTATTTCCCCTACTACTCGAAAATAACGAGCCCATGTATGGCTACATCGCCGATGGCTATTGGTGTGATGTTGGTCATCTAGATGCCTATCGCACAGCCCAGTACGATGCCCTAGCCCGCAAAGTCCACGTCGAATACCCCTACGAAGAGCGATCGCCCGGCGTTTGGATTGGCAAAAATACCTTTATCGACGATAGCGCTCAAATCCAGCCACCCATCATGATTGGCGATAACTGCCGCATTGGTGCAAGGGTACATCTAGAATCTGGCACCGTGATTGGCGATAACGTCACAGTCGGTGCCCATGCCGATCTAAAACGACCCATCCTCTGGAATGGCGTGATGCTAGGCGAAGAAGTCCACCTGCGAGCCTGTACCATCGTGCGTGGTAGCCGCGTGGATCGCCGAGCCCATATCCTCGAAGGAGCCGTTGTCGGTGCCTTATCCACCGTTGAAGAAGAAGCCCACATCGGCACTGGCGTTCGAGTTTGGCCAAACAAACGCATCGAAGCAGGCGCTATCCTCAATATCAATTTAATCTGGGGAAATACCGCCCAACGTAATTTATTTGGACAGCGCGGTGTAGCAGGCCTTGCCAACATTGATATCACCCCAGAATTTGCAGTAAAGCTCGGTGCAGCCTATGGTTCCACCCTAAAAGTCGGTTCAACAGTAATCGTTTCTCGCGATCAGCGTAGCGTTTCTCGGATGGTGAGCCGTTCCCTGATTGCCGGATTAATGTCGGCAGGCATTAATATCCAAAATCTCCAAGCCACAGCCATCCCCATTGCCCGCACCATGGCCACAGTTCTGGATGTGGAAGGGGGCATCCATGTCCGTCTCCATCCCGATCGCCAAGACCATATTTTAGTGGAATTTATTGATGCCCAAGGGATTAATATCTCCAAAGACAAAGAGAAAAAAATCGAGGGCACATACTTTAAAGAAGACCTGCGTCGCGTCTCCATTACCGAAATTGGCGATATGGCCATGCCAGCCCAAGTCGTAGAGGTTTACAGCCAACGTTTTGAACAGCATCTCAATGTTGGAGCCCTCACGCACAGCGGTTCTAAGGTGGTCATTGACTATGCCTATGCCGTCGCCAATGCAGTATTACCTAGACTTTTATCGAAGTTTGAATGTGATGCGATTGTCCTCAATGCCAGCCTAAAACAAACCTCTCTGTTAGGACAGGAAAAAGAGTTACTTCTTTTACAGCTGGGTCACGTTGTTGAGGCGCTGCGTGCCAGTATGGGCGTACAAGTGGCGGCAAATGGCGAACAGTTAACGTTAGTTGATGAAACAGGACTTGCAATTATTGGCGAAAGTCTAACGGCTCTGATGACGAGTATTCTCTTAACTGCCAATCCGCGGAGTACTGTCGTTGTCCCGGTTTATGCCTCTAGCGCTGTGGAACAAATTGCCCGCCGCCATGATGCCCGGGTGGTGAGAACAAAGGCAAATCCAACGGCTTTGATGGAGGCTTGCCGTAATAATCCCAATGTTGTGATGGGTGGTAGCGGCGATATGGGCTTTATTTTTCCTGAGTTGCATCCGGGCTTTGATGCGATGTTTACGATCGCCAAACTGATCGAAATGCTGACGATTCAAGAGCGATCACTAGGACAGATTCGAGTGGAGTTACCGGCGGTTTACCACAAATCATTTACGTTGCGTTGTCCGTGGCGGGTGAAGGGTTCTTTAATGCGTCACTTGGTTGAAATCCATGAGGATGGCAATCTTGAACTAATTGATGGGGTCAAAATCATTGATCCACTGTCGGACAATTGGTCGCTCATTTTGCCGGATGCGGGGGAACCGCTCGTTCACATTTTTGTGAATAGTAATAGCCGTGATTGGGCAGAAAAAACGATTTGGAATTACCGCCAACAGGTACAAGCCTTTATTGGTCGCGAGCAAAGTGGCCGTCGTCTTAGTTTTTAA